The following nucleotide sequence is from Acyrthosiphon pisum isolate AL4f chromosome A2, pea_aphid_22Mar2018_4r6ur, whole genome shotgun sequence.
TTTCTACTATTTCCTACAAATAATGTTTCAATTCTTTAAATATGTGTATGGACTATAGAGTTAAGAttgatatacttataaataatagctTACATTAAGTTTACGTTTGCAACAAGAAAAAGGTACTCCACATGCTTCTCGGCTGCCCACCTTTTGTGAAGAgcagttaaaataattgttaaaatcccAATCTTCAGGGCCTTTGATTCCACAACAttgtaacttaaataaaaaaatttatatataatacatattataaaagaatattataactGTGTTAAATATAAGATACCCAGTCTTCCTGTATCCAGTCAATAAGATTTTGCTGATCAGGGTCTTCCCTATAATGAACGATGAATGTTTGAAGTCCTTCAGTGGCTTGTgatttaatctattatttatcaattcattaatatatgtttaaataattacttcatAGTTAATAAAAGGAAAAAGTTCACTTACAGAatctttaaaaacaaatgttaaaaCTCCAGCAGTTAACTCAAGTATCAAAATAACAGCTAAGAGAACcgcatactaaaataaaataaaatgcattttattttgatacataatgtattcatttataaaataatttattattcttacacTCCCAAGTAAACATGTGTTTTCACGTAAAGCTCCGATGCAACCCGTGAaacctattataaaagttattccACCTGAAAgaattaaaacaattgtataccatGTGAATAAATTGCAGACAAAAAATCCCctcactacaaaaaaaaattcctagtaAAATAATACTGGTGATTgactaaacataaataatttataagaattatattatttacgcttTAAGTAAATACTAGGCaatataatcacataatatatactactattacatattatattatttacattttaatttatatacaattaataatatgagcTTTGGTATCCTggtatgcatttatatatatatatatataataaagggTAAAagatgattattgttattatttttttacatattaatttatatacaataattattattattataatcatgggTATCGTACTATCgtggcatacatttttttataaaataacaatttattaacaatttaagtacaataataattttatttataatatataatttatgaattaatttcgGTAAATCCTCGGTATAATGCTAAtgtggattttttttcatagtggGGGGATTTTTTTCTAACTACTCCAAGTGAATACCTATGTGTTAAATGTATCACttaccaattaaaattaaagcaaAAGCTGGATCAAGTGCTAAATGTGTAAGTTTACTGAgattattaaa
It contains:
- the LOC100166966 gene encoding tetraspanin-5 isoform X2 → MAIQQKYRREEVSEVSCCLKYIIFSFNVLFWMFGLSVMAVGVWAWTEKNAFNNLSKLTHLALDPAFALILIGGITFIIGFTGCIGALRENTCLLGSYAVLLAVILILELTAGVLTFVFKDSIKSQATEGLQTFIVHYREDPDQQNLIDWIQEDWLQCCGIKGPEDWDFNNYFNCSSQKVGSREACGVPFSCCKRKLNEIVENKQCGYDVRKVGFYAEKWTSLNLPTQTGERNIYERGCMRAAEEWVEDNFIGVLTTVMTVTILQILGICFAQNLRADIFAQKGKWH
- the LOC100166966 gene encoding tetraspanin-5 isoform X3; translation: MAIQQKYRREEVSEVSCCLKYIIFSFNVLFWMFGLSVMAVGVWAWTEKNAFNNLSKLTHLALDPAFALILIGGITFIIGFTGCIGALRENTCLLGSYAVLLAVILILELTAGVLTFVFKDSIKSQATEGLQTFIVHYREDPDQQNLIDWIQEDWLQCCGIKGPEDWDFNNYFNCSSQKVGSREACGVPFSCCKRKLNEIVENKQCGYDVRKVGFTDDVGKRVDLIINEKGCLQSGEEWLERNMLFIATVCLISAFCKILGICFAQNLRADIFAQKGKWH